A window of the Spirochaetota bacterium genome harbors these coding sequences:
- a CDS encoding helix-hairpin-helix domain-containing protein encodes MIKIALILCISGNLLNAFDYRVTPPASLFPFRQSANDHSIPDAISNPAYLPRIPYPYLHCSGSRPYTQDGLEATTLRAGYAVRGFAIQAVWDRFGIGGYMEHVVEVNIAYMPIRYISIGSGVTYYNLSIRTAEASLKTHQADCRASIVIAPFPWIEAAFQQENIASLFIKKRRDLMFPEWSAGAALKPFKGLAIMYNINKTPHGYVNTIAASANVLKYFSLRVGYAREAMTCAGSISFIYKYVAASYGLKYHPHLGLTHTVGITLSATEMTLDSLSYGSMFSRASDRRNMEKVNINACSMETLLSVPGLDRQTAERIMKYRKTIGPLTRTGLLQIGLTEKDIADLLPHITGLAQEEKSPAPDRRSLDRIEKIQKDLFKRLVVLGVPAASALECADMALRGESKSCADRINAMADLGAAARKQAVGLCSGSR; translated from the coding sequence ATGATCAAGATAGCGCTTATCCTCTGTATATCCGGGAATCTCCTCAATGCCTTTGATTACCGGGTGACGCCGCCGGCGTCTCTCTTTCCGTTCCGCCAGTCGGCCAACGATCATTCCATCCCCGACGCTATTTCGAATCCGGCGTACCTTCCGCGGATCCCCTATCCCTACCTGCACTGCTCCGGCAGCCGCCCCTACACACAGGACGGTCTCGAAGCCACCACGCTGCGAGCCGGCTACGCGGTGCGGGGATTCGCCATCCAGGCCGTGTGGGACCGCTTCGGCATCGGCGGGTACATGGAGCACGTCGTGGAGGTCAATATCGCATACATGCCGATCAGGTATATCTCCATAGGGAGCGGCGTAACCTACTACAATCTTTCCATCAGGACCGCCGAGGCTTCCCTCAAAACCCACCAGGCCGACTGCAGGGCTTCCATCGTGATCGCGCCCTTCCCCTGGATCGAGGCCGCTTTTCAGCAGGAGAACATAGCCTCCCTGTTCATCAAAAAAAGAAGGGACCTGATGTTTCCCGAATGGAGCGCCGGGGCGGCCCTCAAGCCCTTTAAAGGCCTTGCCATCATGTACAACATAAATAAAACTCCCCACGGGTACGTTAACACCATCGCGGCGTCCGCCAACGTGCTGAAATATTTTTCCCTCAGGGTTGGATACGCCCGGGAAGCAATGACCTGCGCCGGCTCGATCTCCTTCATCTATAAATACGTTGCGGCCTCATACGGCCTGAAATATCATCCCCACCTGGGATTGACCCACACGGTGGGGATCACCCTTTCCGCAACGGAGATGACCCTGGACTCCCTCAGCTACGGCAGCATGTTTTCCCGCGCCAGCGACCGCCGGAACATGGAGAAGGTCAATATCAACGCCTGTTCCATGGAGACGCTTCTCTCGGTTCCAGGCCTGGACAGACAGACCGCGGAGCGTATCATGAAATACCGCAAAACCATCGGTCCCCTGACCCGCACCGGTCTCCTCCAGATCGGTTTGACAGAGAAGGATATCGCCGACCTCCTCCCCCATATCACGGGCCTGGCACAGGAAGAAAAAAGCCCAGCCCCGGACCGGCGCTCCCTGGACCGCATCGAGAAAATACAGAAGGATCTATTTAAACGCCTGGTCGTCCTGGGCGTTCCCGCCGCCTCCGCCCTGGAATGCGCGGACATGGCCCTGAGGGGAGAAAGCAAGAGCTGCGCTGACAGAATCAATGCCATGGCCGACCTCGGAGCCGCGGCACGGAAACAGGCGGTGGGACTATGCTCCGGATCACGATAG
- a CDS encoding MerR family transcriptional regulator gives MQDETFTISELAEELDINPSTIRFYEQKGLITPGRTKGNQRVYTRQDRGRLKLILRGKRFGATLDQIAEMVGMADDVINEKSQIDTSLYYIEQKMNDIIRQKKDLDLFQADLAALKRKLLKRRRELTNK, from the coding sequence ATGCAAGACGAAACATTCACCATCTCCGAGCTGGCAGAGGAACTGGACATAAATCCCTCGACGATCCGCTTTTACGAGCAGAAGGGCCTCATCACCCCGGGGAGGACCAAGGGGAACCAGCGCGTGTACACGCGGCAGGACCGGGGGCGCCTGAAGCTCATCCTCCGCGGAAAACGGTTCGGCGCCACCCTGGACCAGATCGCGGAGATGGTCGGCATGGCCGATGACGTGATAAACGAAAAGAGCCAGATCGATACCAGCCTCTATTACATTGAGCAGAAAATGAACGACATCATCAGGCAGAAGAAGGATCTCGATCTATTTCAGGCCGACCTTGCGGCATTGAAGCGCAAGCTTCTGAAAAGGCGGCGGGAACTGACGAATAAATAA
- a CDS encoding 50S ribosomal protein L25: protein MEAKLLTVEPRSDFGKNASRRVRRNGFIPGIIYSHGQAEAIQIPRKDFFKLFKGKISESVIFDIQSSAKKDDIEKMAYVKDYHQDPLSGEILHVDLFRVTKDEKIHTHVPIVFIGTARGVKLGGILEVDIREIEVECLPKDLPEKIEIDVTAMEVGNSIHVKDIALPEGVVAKGNPEMSIASVHVPKVAAAETKVEEAAVVEGEGEEAKKAAEGEEDKEKEKK, encoded by the coding sequence ATGGAAGCTAAATTGTTAACCGTAGAACCGAGATCAGATTTCGGCAAAAACGCGAGCCGCAGGGTGCGGAGGAACGGCTTTATCCCGGGCATCATCTATTCGCACGGCCAGGCCGAGGCGATACAGATACCGCGGAAGGATTTCTTCAAGCTCTTTAAAGGAAAAATATCTGAAAGCGTCATATTTGATATACAGAGCAGCGCGAAAAAGGACGATATCGAAAAAATGGCCTATGTGAAGGATTATCATCAGGACCCGCTTTCCGGCGAGATCCTTCATGTCGACCTGTTCAGGGTCACCAAGGACGAGAAGATACACACCCACGTGCCGATCGTGTTCATCGGCACCGCCAGGGGCGTCAAGCTGGGAGGCATCCTCGAAGTGGACATACGGGAAATCGAGGTCGAGTGTCTGCCGAAAGACCTGCCCGAGAAAATCGAAATTGATGTAACCGCCATGGAGGTCGGGAACTCCATACATGTGAAGGACATTGCCCTGCCCGAAGGCGTGGTGGCCAAGGGGAATCCCGAAATGTCCATAGCCTCGGTCCATGTGCCGAAGGTGGCCGCGGCCGAGACCAAGGTCGAAGAGGCGGCAGTCGTCGAAGGCGAGGGCGAGGAGGCCAAGAAGGCCGCCGAGGGCGAAGAGGACAAGGAGAAGGAGAAAAAGTAA
- a CDS encoding transglycosylase SLT domain-containing protein, with the protein MKTRNAFIAVLMAMFACSNPPTSGNGLSTLGFYSPPRTIIARLEAGRKGYREHFLLGVAYKKEKKYKNAMFHFAQSCFASHRDPRLRLFSQPIYHFVKGYHLKSEYYDDAVFELADLFFLYGEHGSVIKFVDLMSKSRSALYRDAMLLKSKSLSTLKKYDDARTVLTKLENDYDDPDSKSIIRLRTGSLLEKKADFTGAINQYLRVFEVDVKGWQAASAADLLQALLTKNPRKLQFRENLLFAKALYHGKQYKESIVILRALAPASADRADVDSFLVRALTRDNAAAAVQSLIRERSNDAALLKVHGDELWSMGNKGSAITVYQQVVRAGTEPYAQAALQRTAKFLEENKRAGHEQYLTDYKNRYSDDHSGHFLWLMARNLIRGKNNDKALQLLEESVSRYPSGSHSDESRFWLHKIYSARGDNDKALKAAIQMAVTNPDSPYTWLLLKQQAAAGTLESLEGGFKKALDEKNGDAALYWHALIFVKERSMAKRTARIGKLNSPDISRYRDLEKSIAAMKTSSGYGGVLKRIEPYFALGYSAGINREMKLLPRTREARKDKYIALAHFSRKYRYAFLEVFSCLELLKLFELKENIALMPSETVEMLFPVPFQECVSQYGALYSVDTEIIYALMKAESLFKQNAVSSAGASGLMQLMPSTARGIARGLRLKDYDLADPCTSIQLGTKYISGLMREFRGNYQYMVAAYNAGAGNVDKWKERYKNEDMDYFTEFTPFIETRYYILRTDKFVTQYGLIRGGKTGNQ; encoded by the coding sequence ATGAAAACAAGAAACGCCTTTATCGCCGTATTGATGGCAATGTTCGCATGCAGCAATCCTCCCACCAGCGGGAACGGTCTTTCGACCCTCGGGTTCTATTCACCTCCCCGGACGATCATAGCCCGGCTCGAGGCCGGCCGAAAAGGATACCGGGAGCATTTCCTCCTCGGCGTCGCCTACAAGAAAGAAAAAAAATACAAGAACGCCATGTTCCATTTCGCCCAGAGCTGTTTCGCAAGCCATCGCGATCCCAGGCTCCGCCTCTTCTCGCAGCCGATATACCATTTCGTGAAGGGATACCACCTAAAGTCGGAATATTACGACGACGCGGTTTTCGAGCTGGCGGATCTTTTCTTTCTTTACGGAGAGCACGGCTCCGTGATCAAATTCGTCGACCTCATGTCAAAAAGCCGCAGCGCCCTGTACCGCGATGCCATGCTTCTCAAGTCTAAGTCACTGTCGACGCTAAAAAAGTATGACGATGCCCGCACGGTCCTCACGAAGCTTGAAAATGACTATGACGATCCCGATTCAAAGTCCATCATCCGCCTCAGGACAGGGTCCCTCCTGGAAAAGAAAGCCGATTTCACCGGCGCCATTAATCAGTATCTGCGGGTATTCGAGGTTGACGTAAAGGGATGGCAGGCCGCGTCAGCGGCAGATCTCCTGCAGGCCCTGTTGACAAAAAATCCCCGGAAACTGCAGTTCAGGGAAAATCTCCTATTTGCAAAGGCCCTCTATCACGGAAAGCAATATAAGGAATCCATAGTCATCCTCCGAGCCCTTGCGCCGGCTTCGGCTGACCGGGCCGATGTGGACTCATTCCTGGTTCGCGCCCTGACCCGCGACAACGCCGCGGCCGCGGTCCAGTCCCTGATCAGGGAGCGCTCCAATGACGCAGCGCTGCTAAAGGTCCACGGGGACGAGCTCTGGAGCATGGGCAATAAAGGCAGCGCCATCACGGTGTACCAGCAGGTCGTCAGGGCGGGGACCGAGCCCTACGCCCAGGCGGCCCTCCAGAGAACCGCCAAGTTCCTTGAGGAGAACAAGCGGGCCGGCCATGAGCAGTATCTCACCGATTACAAGAACAGGTATTCCGATGACCACTCGGGACATTTCCTCTGGCTCATGGCGCGCAACCTGATACGCGGCAAGAACAACGACAAGGCCCTTCAATTGCTGGAGGAATCAGTCTCCAGGTACCCGTCCGGGAGCCATTCCGATGAGAGCAGGTTCTGGCTCCACAAGATCTATTCCGCAAGGGGGGACAACGACAAGGCGCTGAAGGCGGCCATACAGATGGCGGTGACGAATCCCGACTCTCCCTATACGTGGCTGCTATTGAAGCAGCAGGCCGCCGCCGGCACACTGGAAAGCCTCGAGGGCGGATTCAAAAAGGCCCTGGATGAAAAGAACGGCGACGCGGCCCTCTACTGGCACGCGCTCATCTTTGTCAAGGAGCGATCGATGGCGAAGCGCACGGCCCGCATCGGAAAATTAAATTCCCCTGACATCTCCCGTTACAGGGACCTTGAAAAATCGATCGCCGCCATGAAAACATCATCGGGCTACGGCGGGGTGCTGAAACGAATTGAGCCGTATTTCGCCCTGGGTTACAGCGCCGGGATCAACCGGGAGATGAAGCTCCTTCCCAGGACAAGGGAAGCGCGGAAGGATAAATATATCGCCCTGGCCCATTTCAGCAGGAAATACCGGTACGCCTTTCTCGAGGTCTTTTCCTGCCTGGAGCTCCTGAAGCTGTTCGAATTGAAGGAAAACATCGCCCTCATGCCTTCTGAAACGGTGGAAATGCTCTTCCCCGTTCCCTTCCAGGAATGCGTTTCCCAATACGGCGCCCTCTACTCGGTGGATACGGAGATCATCTATGCCCTGATGAAGGCGGAATCGCTCTTCAAGCAGAACGCCGTATCCTCGGCCGGGGCATCGGGCCTCATGCAGCTTATGCCCTCCACGGCGCGCGGCATCGCCCGGGGCCTGCGCCTCAAGGATTACGACCTTGCCGACCCGTGCACCTCGATACAGCTCGGGACCAAGTACATATCCGGTCTCATGCGGGAATTCAGGGGCAACTACCAGTACATGGTGGCGGCCTATAACGCCGGCGCGGGAAACGTGGACAAGTGGAAGGAGCGGTATAAAAACGAGGACATGGATTACTTCACGGAATTCACTCCCTTTATCGAGACGCGGTATTACATACTGCGCACCGATAAATTCGTCACCCAGTACGGCCTCATCCGCGGCGGAAAAACAGGGAATCAATGA
- a CDS encoding MBL fold metallo-hydrolase has protein sequence MKLWGVRGSLPSPTSNDEYSKKIVRILDLAIKSGLKNSSGIAEFVQSLPDDLRYIFGGNTTCVSVTSNSGKIYILDCGSGIRLLGYELMKGPCGKGQGNVDIFMTHFHWDHIQGLPFFTPLYIKGNVLNFYSPYGNQQKFLTDQMAPPYFPALFDGTESTKQYIHLDPKKREPLKLEDDLYVDFFPLKHPGGSFAYRFKQAGKTFIFATDAEFTGEVFEKGHDQIYEFFQNADLLIIDSQYTLDESFMKFDWGHTSYTMAVNCGLRWKVKNLVMTHHEPAYTDTKLYENYLAAIEHGENCANDTTQIHIATEGMTFNL, from the coding sequence ATAAAACTGTGGGGGGTCCGGGGTTCACTTCCTTCTCCGACTAGCAACGATGAGTACTCTAAAAAAATAGTACGGATTCTGGATCTCGCGATTAAATCGGGATTAAAAAACAGCTCCGGCATAGCCGAGTTCGTGCAGTCGCTCCCGGACGACCTCAGGTATATTTTCGGAGGCAACACGACCTGTGTCAGCGTGACCTCGAACAGCGGCAAGATATACATTCTCGACTGCGGCTCAGGCATCAGGCTCCTGGGCTATGAGCTGATGAAAGGACCCTGCGGCAAGGGCCAGGGAAACGTCGATATTTTCATGACCCACTTCCACTGGGACCACATCCAGGGACTCCCCTTTTTCACACCCCTGTATATAAAAGGAAACGTCCTCAACTTTTATTCTCCATACGGCAATCAGCAGAAATTCCTTACCGACCAGATGGCGCCGCCCTATTTTCCGGCACTCTTCGACGGCACTGAATCGACAAAACAGTACATCCATCTGGACCCGAAAAAAAGAGAGCCCCTGAAGCTTGAGGATGATCTCTATGTGGACTTTTTCCCCCTGAAGCATCCCGGTGGGAGCTTTGCCTACCGCTTCAAGCAGGCAGGCAAGACCTTCATCTTCGCGACCGACGCGGAATTCACCGGCGAGGTCTTTGAAAAAGGCCACGACCAGATCTACGAATTCTTCCAGAACGCTGACCTGCTCATAATCGATTCCCAGTATACCCTGGATGAATCCTTTATGAAATTCGACTGGGGTCACACCAGCTACACCATGGCCGTCAACTGCGGACTCCGGTGGAAGGTCAAGAACCTGGTCATGACGCATCACGAGCCGGCCTATACCGACACCAAGCTTTATGAAAACTACCTGGCCGCGATCGAGCATGGGGAAAATTGCGCGAATGATACGACACAAATACATATCGCCACAGAGGGCATGACGTTCAATCTATGA
- a CDS encoding acyl-CoA/acyl-ACP dehydrogenase: MFDYIMTEEQKKLRDEAREFTRWVPREMILDMDSEKLHFPHEYLKECGRRNLLGIRIAKELGGRGLGWVEDGIVAEEIGVASYSLACLWGVGADIVCEAVATFGSDELKKAIVMPLLKGDVYAAECLTEPRGGSDFFGATTAARKDGGDWIINGQKRFIVGAEGADWFMTYAVTDPGAPAHKRLTCFLIPRDAGVETKYLYGLMGVRGGGAGRVIFNDVRVPERYAINGINGGFDVFVKNMIPERLGTALMTIGSVRPAVEIATRYTSKRKAFGQPIMNFQAVGFKVADSAMMMDAIRSVGYTAALAADSPAAHPGRVRRMASQAKKFITEGAWQIANNCMQVMGGIGYTNVFPLERIVRDIRLASIWVGTNEIQQSIIQTEWYKEYQKVYSKDPVRDVEQDAVGADQVEEKVYE, translated from the coding sequence ATGTTTGACTACATTATGACTGAAGAGCAGAAAAAGCTGCGGGACGAGGCGCGCGAGTTTACCCGGTGGGTGCCGCGGGAGATGATTCTCGACATGGATTCCGAGAAGCTTCATTTCCCCCATGAATATCTCAAGGAATGCGGCAGGCGGAACCTGCTCGGCATCCGGATCGCGAAGGAGCTGGGGGGCCGCGGACTCGGCTGGGTGGAGGACGGCATCGTGGCGGAGGAGATCGGCGTTGCCAGCTATTCCCTCGCCTGCCTGTGGGGCGTGGGCGCCGACATAGTCTGCGAGGCGGTGGCGACCTTTGGCTCCGATGAGCTGAAAAAGGCCATCGTAATGCCGCTCCTCAAGGGAGACGTATACGCCGCGGAATGTCTCACGGAGCCGCGGGGCGGCTCCGACTTTTTCGGCGCCACGACGGCCGCCCGCAAGGACGGCGGCGACTGGATCATCAACGGACAGAAGCGCTTTATCGTGGGAGCCGAGGGCGCCGACTGGTTCATGACTTACGCGGTGACCGATCCTGGCGCGCCGGCTCACAAACGGCTCACCTGTTTCTTGATCCCGCGGGACGCCGGCGTGGAAACCAAGTACCTGTACGGTCTCATGGGCGTGCGAGGAGGAGGCGCTGGCCGGGTGATTTTCAATGACGTGCGCGTCCCCGAGCGCTACGCCATCAACGGTATCAACGGCGGCTTCGACGTATTTGTTAAAAACATGATCCCCGAGCGGCTGGGGACCGCTCTCATGACCATCGGTTCGGTCCGTCCGGCAGTGGAGATCGCCACGCGCTATACCTCGAAGCGCAAGGCCTTCGGACAGCCGATAATGAACTTCCAGGCCGTCGGCTTCAAGGTGGCCGATTCAGCCATGATGATGGACGCGATCCGCTCGGTGGGATACACCGCCGCCCTGGCGGCCGATAGCCCTGCGGCCCACCCGGGACGGGTGAGACGCATGGCTTCGCAGGCCAAAAAATTCATAACCGAGGGCGCCTGGCAGATAGCCAACAACTGCATGCAGGTGATGGGCGGCATCGGCTACACCAACGTTTTTCCCCTTGAGCGCATCGTCCGCGACATCCGGTTGGCCTCCATCTGGGTGGGAACCAACGAGATCCAGCAGTCCATCATACAGACGGAATGGTACAAGGAATATCAAAAGGTATACTCAAAAGATCCTGTGCGTGACGTTGAGCAGGATGCTGTCGGGGCGGACCAGGTCGAGGAAAAGGTATACGAATAG
- a CDS encoding HEAT repeat domain-containing protein → MKSIFSLLLLCVFTLSCGCGISRKSELTRIRKQKEAAARYDAENWTERRNIARDIVRYYGKDRNDLVLEILTVAASDPHPSVRIEVVQGFAKIHSAPSLSMITKAALEDVNDNVRWYALQALRSLSDPSSADTYARCLGSGDWLIREEAIKGICALDDAVIREKLVPSIIKAINDPNAAVMLAALRGVKIKDERIYTAIAEKLRSATEYNYSQIEASLAALNGYRLDPKTKEKVIGLLVHNNQQIRILALRVLKKDRILTKSQ, encoded by the coding sequence GTGAAAAGTATTTTTTCATTATTGCTGCTGTGCGTCTTCACGCTCTCCTGCGGATGCGGCATCTCCCGAAAATCAGAGCTGACGCGGATACGGAAGCAGAAAGAGGCCGCCGCGCGGTATGACGCGGAGAACTGGACGGAGCGGCGGAATATCGCGCGCGACATCGTTCGTTACTACGGGAAGGACCGGAACGACCTGGTCCTCGAGATCCTGACCGTGGCGGCCAGTGACCCCCATCCGTCGGTCCGGATCGAGGTGGTACAGGGCTTCGCAAAGATTCATTCGGCCCCATCCCTATCCATGATAACAAAGGCGGCATTGGAAGACGTCAACGACAACGTGAGATGGTATGCGCTTCAGGCCCTCCGGTCGTTGAGCGATCCTTCCAGCGCCGATACCTATGCCCGGTGTCTCGGCAGCGGCGACTGGCTGATACGGGAGGAAGCGATCAAAGGGATATGCGCCCTCGATGATGCCGTCATCAGGGAAAAACTGGTTCCCTCGATCATCAAGGCGATCAACGATCCCAATGCCGCCGTCATGCTGGCGGCCCTCCGGGGAGTGAAGATCAAGGATGAGCGGATATACACTGCCATAGCTGAAAAATTGAGGAGCGCCACGGAGTACAATTATTCGCAGATCGAGGCCTCCCTCGCCGCGCTGAACGGGTACCGGCTTGACCCAAAAACAAAAGAGAAGGTCATAGGCCTTCTCGTTCATAACAATCAGCAGATCAGGATCCTGGCCCTGCGGGTTCTTAAGAAAGACAGGATCCTGACTAAATCTCAATGA
- the dtd gene encoding D-tyrosyl-tRNA(Tyr) deacylase yields the protein MRAVIQRVLQASVQVDGETVASIGRGIMVLAGLHESDTEQDMDYVIGKLLGVRIFNDAGGVMNLSVADTGGEILLVSQFTLYGDARKGKRPSYSSAMKPEIAREAFDTFVARCRALHERTKSGVFGADMKVTLLNDGPVTILIDSARAF from the coding sequence ATGCGCGCGGTGATCCAGCGGGTGCTGCAGGCTTCGGTGCAGGTCGACGGGGAAACCGTGGCATCCATCGGCAGGGGCATAATGGTCCTTGCCGGCCTCCACGAATCGGACACCGAACAGGACATGGACTACGTCATCGGCAAGCTCCTGGGAGTCAGGATCTTCAACGATGCCGGCGGGGTGATGAACCTCTCCGTGGCCGATACCGGCGGGGAGATCCTGCTGGTGTCGCAGTTCACCCTCTACGGAGACGCCCGCAAGGGGAAGCGTCCCTCCTATTCAAGCGCCATGAAGCCGGAGATCGCCCGTGAGGCATTTGATACATTTGTCGCCCGCTGCCGCGCCCTCCATGAACGGACGAAGTCCGGCGTATTCGGCGCAGACATGAAGGTGACCCTTCTCAACGACGGGCCGGTGACCATCCTCATCGACAGCGCCAGGGCTTTTTAG
- a CDS encoding aminoacyl-tRNA hydrolase produces MKLIVGFGNPGEKFANNRQNIGFKVIDIIGNNENIDVRIKKKKSVIGRGKIKGTDVVLLKPQTFVNLIGESVLYIASFLRINVRDIICIVEDSSLKLGEMRVDYLFSNLPHAGIESMTRALKSERFAKIRVGIGTPPKNVTMEEYLLQDFTDDENLILIDVLNKTEKVVNLLITQSIEEVQDKCNLEGAVKIKKRKVKAIHIDHRKKR; encoded by the coding sequence TTGAAGTTAATCGTTGGTTTTGGAAATCCGGGCGAGAAATTTGCGAACAACAGGCAAAACATCGGCTTCAAGGTTATAGATATCATCGGCAATAACGAGAATATTGATGTCCGCATAAAGAAAAAGAAATCTGTAATCGGCAGGGGAAAAATAAAGGGGACCGACGTGGTCCTCCTGAAACCCCAGACCTTTGTCAACCTGATCGGCGAATCGGTGCTCTACATAGCTTCATTCCTTCGGATCAATGTGCGTGACATTATTTGCATTGTCGAGGATTCCTCCCTCAAGCTGGGGGAAATGAGGGTGGATTACCTGTTCTCGAACCTGCCCCACGCCGGCATAGAATCGATGACCAGGGCCCTCAAATCGGAACGGTTCGCGAAGATTCGGGTCGGCATCGGCACGCCGCCGAAGAACGTCACCATGGAGGAATACCTCCTCCAGGATTTCACCGATGACGAGAATCTCATCCTCATCGACGTGCTCAATAAAACGGAAAAGGTCGTCAACCTGCTCATCACGCAATCTATCGAAGAAGTGCAGGACAAGTGCAATCTCGAAGGGGCTGTCAAGATCAAGAAAAGGAAAGTCAAGGCCATCCATATCGACCATAGAAAGAAGAGATAG
- a CDS encoding nitroreductase family protein — translation MISVPIIDHELCTLCKRCVNVCPKRILVVEHDTIKTVEEECMLCSHCYSVCRFGAISFDPEALRAITMRSFAYKEQLIAPGAFKPGDLVNFARSRRSVRKFKRKPLDDDVLSDLFEFAVTAPSGSNCQTWEFLAVNGRDKVWGLAREIGKFFVRLNGLAKNPLIRYLSVPFIGTALIRYYNNNMESVERALKESEAGNDLLFHGAPALIIIHGTTEGSTPLEDAQFASYNMTLLAHALGLGTCYIGYAVESINRSSSIKAYLGIPSGNRIHAVLAAGYPDVKFEKPALRKKYSARII, via the coding sequence ATGATCTCTGTACCCATAATCGACCATGAACTATGCACTCTTTGCAAACGCTGCGTCAATGTCTGTCCCAAGCGGATTCTCGTCGTGGAGCACGACACGATAAAAACCGTGGAAGAAGAATGCATGCTCTGCTCCCACTGTTATTCCGTGTGCCGCTTCGGCGCCATCAGCTTTGACCCCGAAGCGCTCAGGGCCATAACGATGAGATCCTTCGCATATAAGGAACAGCTCATAGCCCCGGGCGCGTTCAAACCCGGCGACCTCGTCAATTTCGCCCGATCCCGCCGGAGCGTGAGAAAATTCAAGCGAAAGCCCCTGGATGACGATGTCCTATCCGACCTTTTCGAATTCGCCGTCACGGCCCCCTCAGGGAGCAACTGTCAGACATGGGAATTCCTCGCCGTCAATGGACGCGACAAGGTCTGGGGTCTTGCCCGGGAAATAGGGAAATTCTTCGTCAGGCTCAACGGGCTGGCGAAAAATCCACTGATCCGCTATCTTTCGGTCCCCTTTATCGGAACGGCCCTGATCAGGTATTACAACAATAATATGGAAAGCGTTGAGAGGGCGCTGAAAGAGTCGGAAGCGGGCAACGACCTCCTCTTTCACGGCGCTCCGGCCCTCATCATTATCCATGGCACGACCGAGGGAAGCACTCCCCTGGAGGACGCCCAGTTTGCCTCGTACAACATGACACTCCTCGCCCACGCCCTGGGGCTGGGCACCTGTTATATCGGCTATGCGGTGGAGTCTATAAACAGGAGCTCCTCGATCAAAGCCTACCTGGGGATACCGTCCGGCAACAGGATACACGCGGTCCTCGCTGCGGGATATCCTGACGTTAAATTCGAGAAGCCGGCCCTGCGGAAAAAATATTCTGCACGCATAATATGA
- a CDS encoding ribose-phosphate pyrophosphokinase, with the protein MGDSLLKIFSGSSNPDLAREIADYLSIDLSKVELKRFKDGEISVKLKENVRGHDVFIVQSTCYPTNDHVIELLLMIDAALRASAGRITAVIPYFGYARQDRKVEPRVPISSKVMANIIQATGADRVLTMELHAEQIQGFFDIPVDNLYSKPVAIDYFKGLQIKDLVMVSPDSGGAERARFYAKNLNAGLAIIDKRRPEPNVAEVQYVIGEVNGKNCILVDDMVDTGGSISKAAGALRERGAKDVYCLFTHPVLSADAIDKMEAAGFKEIIFTNTIPYRASRPMKGMNILSIAPLLGEAIRRIHNGESVSSLFV; encoded by the coding sequence ATGGGCGACAGTCTGCTTAAAATATTCTCGGGATCATCAAATCCGGACCTGGCCAGGGAGATCGCGGATTACCTCAGCATCGACCTGTCCAAGGTCGAGCTGAAGCGCTTCAAGGACGGCGAGATATCGGTGAAGCTGAAGGAGAACGTCCGGGGACACGACGTCTTTATCGTCCAGTCCACCTGTTATCCGACCAACGATCACGTTATCGAGCTGCTCCTCATGATCGACGCGGCGCTGCGGGCGTCCGCGGGAAGGATCACGGCGGTCATCCCCTATTTCGGGTATGCCCGGCAGGACCGCAAGGTGGAGCCGCGGGTGCCGATCTCGTCCAAGGTGATGGCCAACATCATCCAGGCCACCGGCGCGGACCGGGTCCTCACGATGGAGCTTCACGCGGAACAGATACAGGGTTTCTTCGACATACCGGTGGATAATCTCTATTCGAAACCGGTCGCCATCGACTATTTCAAGGGGCTCCAGATCAAGGACCTGGTCATGGTTTCGCCCGATTCGGGAGGCGCCGAGCGGGCCCGATTCTACGCGAAGAACCTCAACGCGGGCCTGGCGATCATCGACAAGCGCCGTCCGGAGCCGAACGTGGCCGAGGTGCAGTATGTCATCGGCGAGGTCAACGGCAAGAACTGCATCCTGGTGGATGACATGGTGGACACGGGCGGCTCGATCTCGAAGGCCGCCGGAGCGCTCCGGGAACGCGGCGCCAAGGATGTTTACTGCCTGTTCACGCACCCGGTTCTGTCCGCTGACGCCATCGATAAAATGGAAGCGGCCGGTTTCAAGGAGATTATTTTCACCAATACGATCCCGTACCGGGCATCCAGGCCGATGAAAGGCATGAATATCCTTTCCATCGCGCCCCTTCTCGGCGAGGCTATCCGGAGAATTCATAACGGGGAATCGGTAAGTTCGTTGTTCGTGTAG